In one window of bacterium DNA:
- a CDS encoding flagellar hook-basal body complex protein, translating to MNDSFVTAINTQRVTKDWMDQIAVNLSNVYTPGYREINGTFQSFLNGSTLDEIRVKTTQGKSMPGTSPENVFLEGQGFFVTKRPDGNILYTRLGEFTFDREGVYKTKEGYNVQGYILNDKGEVQAGIKDPNAGRAEDNLAAIPTTDIKLWIDPSNGKYLGKYEEFEIKGDGVLYGKADKGKIKVPLYKISVMNFHNPAAMTQVKEGYYIENEASGKPVIGRGEVRGFLLESSNADMKGNITYFQQAKLQLDMANKLVSTNKQLLEEALKLLQ from the coding sequence ATGAACGATTCCTTTGTAACGGCCATCAATACCCAGCGGGTAACAAAAGATTGGATGGATCAAATTGCAGTAAACCTGAGTAATGTTTACACACCCGGTTATAGAGAAATAAACGGCACTTTCCAGTCATTTCTGAACGGTTCAACTTTAGATGAAATAAGGGTAAAGACTACTCAAGGTAAATCAATGCCGGGAACTTCCCCTGAAAATGTCTTTCTGGAAGGACAGGGATTTTTCGTAACCAAAAGACCCGACGGAAACATTTTATACACACGTCTTGGTGAATTTACTTTTGACAGGGAAGGTGTTTATAAGACAAAAGAAGGCTATAACGTACAGGGTTATATTTTAAACGACAAAGGTGAAGTTCAGGCAGGAATAAAAGACCCTAACGCAGGAAGAGCAGAAGACAACCTTGCAGCAATTCCCACTACTGATATAAAACTTTGGATTGATCCAAGCAACGGCAAATATTTAGGCAAATACGAAGAATTTGAAATAAAAGGCGATGGCGTTCTTTATGGTAAAGCCGACAAAGGAAAAATTAAAGTTCCTTTATACAAAATTTCTGTTATGAATTTCCATAACCCTGCTGCAATGACACAGGTTAAGGAAGGTTATTATATTGAAAACGAAGCCTCCGGAAAACCTGTTATCGGCAGAGGCGAAGTCAGGGGCTTCCTTCTTGAATCTTCAAACGCTGATATGAAAGGAAATATTACTTATTTCCAACAGGCAAAACTTCAGCTTGATATGGCTAATAAACTCGTCAGCACAAATAAACAGCTTCTTGAAGAAGCTTTAAAGTTGCTGCAATAA
- a CDS encoding MFS transporter, which translates to MADVQEKIEVITEVISKSNENKPEKLSVKQLLNLCIGFFGLQFAWSMQIGLSGRVTEPLGATPLIFGLMWLAGPITGILVQPIIGVISDNIMTKIGRRRPFLIVGAIIGSLALLAFPNSLAIATKIGIPAIILAAAVLWIIDASVNISQGPYRALIPDIAPQEQHAVANSYLSFAIGLGSVISFGSPLAVKLLTGYQMSIYQQFIMAAIAFTVCILYTSLTTKENTKLKKNDSQKESALEPAKNFGISALISLFVMGIIFLTGKFDLSNKDSVINLLSLFVLITSVPMLGMALMSFKSKEIFKLCAVQFFTWLGMMSLFIYFNNYVVHNIYQIPDLSAATEAIKASFNAKILQATNISGGAFALLNLVCFLVSLPLGYLCNRFGKKNVHAASLTTMGLSFLGLAFIAKSTLPVFVFMGVIGLGWASILALPFALLTEHIQVGTEGSAMGKFNLFIAGPQLLTSVAIGFLINKSPMSVNGGMAHHWEYAFIVGGISVLIAAIITLTVKEKGKTLN; encoded by the coding sequence ATGGCTGATGTTCAGGAAAAAATAGAAGTAATAACTGAAGTTATTTCAAAGTCAAACGAAAATAAACCCGAAAAACTTTCTGTAAAACAATTGCTGAATCTTTGTATAGGTTTTTTCGGTTTGCAATTCGCATGGTCAATGCAAATAGGACTTTCCGGCAGAGTTACAGAACCTCTTGGTGCAACACCGTTAATCTTTGGTCTGATGTGGCTTGCGGGTCCTATTACAGGCATTCTTGTTCAGCCGATTATCGGTGTAATAAGCGATAATATTATGACAAAAATCGGCAGAAGAAGACCCTTTCTGATTGTAGGTGCAATTATAGGAAGTTTAGCCCTTCTTGCTTTTCCTAATTCTCTTGCTATAGCAACAAAAATTGGGATTCCTGCGATTATTTTAGCGGCAGCAGTTCTTTGGATAATTGATGCCAGCGTTAATATAAGTCAGGGACCTTACAGGGCTTTAATTCCTGATATTGCGCCACAAGAACAACACGCTGTTGCAAATTCTTACCTGAGTTTTGCAATAGGACTCGGCTCAGTAATTTCTTTCGGGTCTCCGCTCGCTGTTAAGCTTTTAACGGGCTATCAAATGTCTATTTACCAACAATTTATAATGGCTGCAATTGCTTTTACAGTATGTATTCTTTACACAAGCCTTACAACAAAAGAGAATACAAAGCTTAAGAAAAATGATTCGCAGAAAGAAAGCGCATTAGAGCCTGCTAAAAACTTTGGAATCAGTGCGCTAATTTCACTTTTTGTTATGGGAATTATATTTTTAACAGGTAAATTTGATCTTTCAAATAAAGATTCGGTGATTAATCTTTTATCTTTATTCGTATTAATAACAAGCGTTCCAATGCTCGGTATGGCGCTTATGAGTTTTAAATCAAAAGAAATTTTCAAGCTTTGTGCGGTTCAGTTTTTTACATGGCTTGGAATGATGAGTCTTTTTATTTATTTTAACAATTATGTCGTACATAATATTTATCAAATCCCTGATCTTTCAGCCGCTACAGAGGCAATTAAGGCTTCTTTCAATGCTAAAATTCTTCAGGCAACAAACATTTCCGGCGGAGCATTTGCACTGCTTAATTTAGTATGCTTTCTTGTTTCACTTCCATTAGGGTATTTATGCAACAGATTCGGAAAGAAAAACGTGCATGCGGCATCATTAACGACAATGGGCTTGTCTTTTCTGGGATTAGCATTTATTGCAAAGTCTACACTTCCCGTATTTGTTTTTATGGGTGTAATAGGTTTGGGTTGGGCTTCGATTCTGGCTTTACCGTTTGCTTTGCTTACAGAACATATTCAGGTCGGAACAGAAGGCTCTGCTATGGGGAAATTTAACCTGTTTATCGCAGGTCCTCAGCTCTTAACTTCTGTGGCTATAGGGTTTTTAATTAATAAAAGCCCAATGTCTGTAAATGGAGGAATGGCTCATCATTGGGAATATGCATTTATCGTAGGCGGAATTTCTGTACTAATCGCAGCCATTATTACACTTACCGTCAAAGAAAAAGGCAAAACGCTTAATTAA
- a CDS encoding DUF2726 domain-containing protein, whose translation MNILTHVDFLIFDAIDKSPRLVVEVDGVKFHAEGTRQSERDAMKNEILNKYDLPILRFRTDGRDERKQLIEALDSLLGKS comes from the coding sequence ATGAATATATTAACGCATGTAGATTTTCTTATTTTCGACGCAATAGATAAATCGCCACGGCTTGTAGTAGAGGTAGATGGCGTAAAATTTCACGCAGAAGGAACACGACAATCAGAGCGTGATGCGATGAAGAATGAAATTCTTAATAAATATGATTTGCCGATATTGAGGTTTAGAACTGACGGAAGAGACGAGCGTAAACAATTAATTGAAGCACTTGATAGCCTTTTAGGTAAGTCATAA
- the serS gene encoding serine--tRNA ligase: protein MLDIKVIRENPDKVNELLKRRNPELSIDEVIEIDKQRRGVQGKADNLRAERKNISLQVGALKKEGKDTTEIQENVRKLGEEIKELEEKELEFNEKQKNLLLNIPNTPDETTPVGHDDSANTVIKTVGEVPEKSFEIKPHWDLGIELDLLDFERGVKLSESRFTIYKGAGARLERAIINFFLDVHTTDHGYTEILPPYLVNSASMTGTGQLPKFKSDMYKCEEEDLYLIPTAEVPVTNIYANEILNEEDLPKYMTAYTPCFRREAGSAGKDTRGLIRQHQFNKVELVKLCLPEASREEHEKLTKNAEKMLELLELPYRRIELCTGDIGFSAQKCYDLEVWLPSSGTYREISSCSNFGDYQARRAAIRYRSKLTGKPEFVHTINGSGLAVGRTFAAILENFQQEDGSVLIPKVLQKYFGAEVIKKN, encoded by the coding sequence ATGTTAGACATAAAGGTTATTAGAGAGAATCCTGATAAGGTTAATGAGCTTTTAAAAAGACGAAATCCCGAATTATCAATTGATGAAGTCATTGAAATTGATAAACAAAGAAGAGGCGTACAAGGAAAAGCTGATAATTTAAGGGCAGAGAGAAAAAATATTTCTCTACAAGTCGGAGCTCTTAAAAAAGAAGGCAAAGATACAACAGAAATACAGGAAAATGTCAGAAAACTCGGTGAAGAAATAAAAGAACTCGAAGAAAAAGAGCTTGAGTTTAACGAAAAACAAAAAAATCTTCTGCTGAATATCCCGAATACTCCTGACGAAACAACGCCTGTAGGACATGATGATTCTGCAAATACTGTTATAAAAACAGTTGGCGAAGTTCCTGAAAAATCTTTCGAAATAAAACCCCACTGGGATCTTGGCATTGAGCTTGATTTACTTGACTTTGAAAGAGGGGTAAAGCTTTCTGAATCAAGATTTACAATATACAAAGGCGCAGGAGCAAGATTAGAAAGAGCTATAATAAACTTTTTCCTTGATGTTCACACTACAGACCATGGCTATACAGAAATTCTTCCGCCATATCTTGTGAATTCAGCTTCTATGACAGGAACAGGACAGCTTCCTAAGTTCAAATCAGATATGTATAAATGCGAAGAAGAAGATTTATACCTGATTCCTACAGCAGAAGTGCCTGTTACTAATATCTACGCCAATGAAATATTGAACGAAGAGGATTTGCCTAAATATATGACGGCATATACCCCATGTTTTAGAAGAGAAGCAGGTTCTGCGGGTAAAGATACAAGAGGCTTAATCAGGCAGCACCAATTTAATAAAGTTGAACTTGTAAAACTTTGTCTGCCGGAAGCTTCGAGGGAAGAGCATGAAAAACTTACCAAAAATGCGGAAAAAATGCTCGAATTGCTTGAACTTCCATACAGAAGAATAGAACTTTGTACCGGAGATATAGGGTTTAGCGCTCAAAAATGCTATGACTTAGAAGTTTGGCTTCCTTCTTCAGGAACTTATAGAGAAATTTCCAGTTGCAGTAACTTTGGGGATTATCAGGCAAGAAGAGCCGCCATAAGATACCGCTCAAAACTTACAGGAAAACCCGAATTTGTGCATACAATAAACGGCTCAGGACTTGCAGTCGGCAGAACTTTCGCTGCAATCCTTGAAAACTTCCAACAAGAAGACGGCTCTGTACTTATACCGAAAGTTTTGCAGAAATATTTCGGTGCGGAAGTTATTAAGAAAAATTAA
- the fliJ gene encoding flagellar export protein FliJ gives MPFKYRLEKVIKYRIQKRDEQLNVVIEAQREVQRIQAEINKNKNSVALLRKSIYSAHHTLMENYDTYIKHLDEIIAQLEIKKQEAIDILNEEKEKLAELEKAVKVLEKHKEKMHEQYKEEEKKAEMKILNEIAGQKHYAKMLEKIKDQLEEDEEEGMMQDEN, from the coding sequence GTGCCTTTTAAATACAGACTTGAAAAAGTCATTAAATACAGAATACAAAAAAGAGATGAACAGCTTAATGTCGTAATAGAAGCTCAAAGAGAAGTCCAGAGGATTCAAGCAGAGATAAATAAAAATAAAAACAGCGTTGCGCTCCTCCGAAAATCTATTTATTCCGCACACCACACGCTTATGGAAAATTATGACACCTACATAAAACACCTTGATGAAATAATCGCTCAACTTGAAATCAAAAAACAGGAAGCCATAGATATCCTTAATGAAGAAAAAGAAAAACTCGCAGAACTGGAAAAAGCTGTAAAAGTTCTTGAAAAACATAAAGAAAAAATGCATGAACAATACAAAGAAGAAGAAAAAAAAGCTGAAATGAAAATACTTAACGAGATTGCAGGACAAAAACACTACGCTAAGATGCTGGAAAAAATCAAAGATCAGCTTGAAGAAGACGAAGAAGAAGGAATGATGCAGGATGAAAATTGA